GTACATCGCCATGCTGTTGCTGAACTGGCGCCTTGCATTGCTCGTCCTGCTGTTGGCTCCGATCATCGTGTGGATCATCACTGCATACCGTAAACACAGTTCGGTGTTTTATCAGGATCTGCGGGAACGGCTCAGCCAATTGAATGCCAAGCTCTCGGAATCGCTCCAAGGTATGTCGATGATCCAGGCATTCCGTCAGGAGGACCGGCTGCAGGACGAATTCGAGCAGATTAACGAACAGCATTACAAAGCGGGCCGGCGAAATATCCGGATGGACAGCCTGATGCTGCATCCGGCGATTGATCTGATTTATGCAGGTGCAATTATTCTGCTGCTGAGTTATTTCGGCGTTACATCATTCTCGAATACAGTGGAAGTCGGTACCGTTTATGCGTTCGTCACCTATATCGACCGCTTTTTTGAACCGGTCAACCAAGTTATGCGAAGGCTGTCTGTTTTTCAGCAGGCGATTGTGGCCGCATCCCGCGTGTTTACAGTGCTTGATGAAGAGGACACAGAACCGGCACAGCAGGAAACGAAGGCGGAAATTACAGCAGGCCGCATTGAATTCGATAACGTAACATTTTCTTATGATGGGAAAAACGACGTGCTGAAAAATATATCCTTCACGGCGAATCCGGGAGAAACGGTTGCACTTGTCGGCCATACCGGAAGCGGCAAAAGCTCCATCATTAACCTGCTGATGCGGTTCTATGAGTATGAGCGCGGTGATATCCGGATTGACGGACGTTCGGTCAAAGCTTATCCGAACGAGGAACTCCGAAAGAAGATGGGACTTGTCCTGCAGGATCCGTTCTTATTCTATGGTACGATTGACAGCAATATCCGGCTGCATAATGAGACGATGACGGATGAAGAAGTCCGGGCAGCGGCTGAGTTCGTGCAGGCGGACGCATTCATCCAAATGCTGCCGCATGGTTATGAACAGAAAGTGACCGAGCGGGGGTCGACATTCTCAAGCGGTCAGCGACAGCTTCTGGCGTTCGCCCGCACCGTCGCAGCTGATCCGCGCATTCTGGTCCTGGACGAAGCGACGGCCAATATCGATACGGAAACAGAAGTTGCCATCCAGACGAGCTTGGCCCGGATGCGGCAAGGCCGGACGACGATTGCGATCGCTCACCGTTTATCCACCATTCAGGATGCTGAACTGATTTTAGTGCTGCACCATGGTGAAGTCATTGAACGCGGGACTCACCAGGAACTGCTGGCAGCCCGCGGTCTGTATCATAAAATGTACCTGCTTCAGAATAGTCTTGTCGAACAGCCCTAGAATGGCAATATCTCTGGTATCTGTCAAAAAGATTTCACAATCAGACATCCTTCTTTTTGACTTGAAGTTTGGTACGATGGGGAGAGGAAATTAGAGGGAGTGACGGTGTTGACTGCGGAGTTATCTTTATTTTTAGCGTTCGGCGCAGGGTTTTTAAGTTTCATCTCCCCTTGCTGTCTGCCGCTGTATCCAGCCTTTTTATCTTATATTACCGGCATGAGTGTCAATGAACTGAAAAACGAGCGCGGCATGATGCAGCAGCGGGCGATTTTGCATACGATTTTCTTTCTGCTTGGCTTTTCAGCAATTTTCATCGCACTCGGTTTTAGCACATCGCTCTTCAGTGATTGGTTCATCATTTATGATGATGTGATCCGCCAGGTCGGCGCGATTTTCATCGTGTTTTTCGGTCTTGTTATTTTGGGGATATTCACACCGAGCTTTCTAATGAAAGATAAGAAAATCACATTTCAGAACCGGCCATCCGGCTACTTCGGTACATTTATCATCGGAATCGCCTTTGCAGCAGGCTGGACGCCGTGCACAGGCCCGATCACCGGCGCTGTCTATGGACTGGCCGCAACCAATCCCGGGGCCGGTGTATGGTATATGCTTGCCTATGTGTTGGGATTTGCCATTCCATTTTTCGTTCTGTCGTTTTTTATCACCCGGATGGATTGGGTTCGCAGAAGAAGCAGAACCATCATGAAAGTAGGCGGAAGTGTCATGATCGCGGTCGGCGTCCTGCTGTTTTTTGATGGCATGACTTACCTGATCCGTGTCATGAGCCCATTTTTCGGCGGGTTCCAGGGATTGTAGTCACGGTGGTATTATGGAAGAGGCAACTGCCTCGTTTAATCGCATTGGCAGTTTTGCCTGAGGAGGATCGCGATGCTTGAACGTATATCGCCGGAATTGATGCTGATTGCGACAACCGTCATCGCATTGTTCATGGGTACTCTGCTGGTTGTCGTCCGTTCAAAAGCAGCGAAGTATCCGGTCACGGCTAAAAAAATCATCTTACCGCCGCTGTTTATGTCGACGGGAGCGCTCATGTTTGTTTTTCCTTTTTTTCGGGTAGAACCGCTTCAGGTGCTTGAAGCATTCGCGGTCGGCATGCTGTTTTCGACTGTGCTGATCTGGACATCGAGTTTTGAAGTGCGCGGTGATAAAATTTATATGAAGCAGTCCAAGGCCTTTGTTTTTATTCTGATTGGGCTGCTCGTGCTGCGGCTGATCATCAAATCGATTATTGGCACATCAGTCGATGTGGGCGAGCTGAGCGGCATGTTTTGGATTTTGGCATTCGGCATGATTCTGCCGTGGCGGATCGCCATGCTGTGGAAATATAAAAAACTGGAAAATGAAACAAAAAGCGCTGTCCCGGATTAACGGGCAGCGCTTTTATTTTTGGAAATAGTCTTCGTATGGTGCGGCATCGATCTGCATTTCATTGAGCTTTTTGCGCAGGAATTTATGATCCCGCTTGGGGGTGGCCAGAATATAGCCGCGAATAATGTGTTCATGCTCCACCGCTTTTGCTTTTTCAGCCAGGACAAGTTGACCGATCCGGCCGGCGATTTTCTGCTTGGCGACCGGACGGAACAGATCCGGAACCGGCTGCACAAGCTCATTCAGCAATTGCTTGTCATCTTCACCCCATAAATGCACCGTCTGGTCCACATAATATTCTTCCCAGTCCATGTCCGAACGGCCATCCTGCTTCGGCATCTTCTTCAGGAATTTCCGGAACATGAAAAAACCGCCGATGGCAAATGAAGTGATCAGCACAACCGTCCAAAACAGGATAAACCAAAGAAACGGTCCTTCTAATACCACGGTGTTCACCTCGTTTCGTCTCTTTTTTCATTATAAGAGCTAATCAAAGAAAATTCATTAAAAATGTATCCCTCTTCTCATCGGATTTCTATATAGCGGGTGAGAGGAGGTGAGCAGCATGGCAGTAATCGAATTCAACGATGCCATCCTCCGTCTGACACTTGACGACGGATTGGATGCGAACGGCAAGCCGAAAAAGAAAGTGAAAGCGTACCGCAATGCAAGTGACACAGCAACACCGGAAGGGATGTCCCAGTCCGCACAAGTACTGGCCGGATTTGGCACGAAACCGCTGATTTCAGTGGAAAAACAGACAACACATAACATTTACGCGTAAGCGGAGAGGAGAAGTAATTGATGGCTAAAACGCTGGAACTGAGCTTTGAATCAGCACTCGGAAAAGAAGTGACCTTCTCGGTGGAAGCGCCCAGGGAGGATCTGACGGCAGCTGAATTGAAAACCGGCATGGATTCGATTATTGCACTCGGTGTCTTTGCTGTGGAAGGTTCCCCTTTTGCGGTGGCGAAAGGTGCCCGGATCGTCGAACGCAATATTCAGGATTACGAGATTTAATGAATGCAAGCCCTCCGGAAAACCGGAGGGCTTTTTATGAACAGGAGGTGTACAAAATGGAAGAATGGATGCGGCTTGTCCAGGAAGTGGGTTTTCCGATTTTTGTATCATTTTATCTGATGCACCGGGTGGAAACGAAACTTCAGGCAATCCACGATGCATTGCTCGGTCTGAAGGCGCTGTGACGTCACAAAACTGTGACAAAGGCCGCCGGCAGGGAGTTGTGCAGGTAAAGTCTATCCGCTAAGATGAAATGAGCAACAGAGTGGAGGAGACGCGCATGAAACGGCTGATGCAAACATTTGGGATGAGCGGGGCGATTTTGATCGCCGGCTGTTCGAACAGTGCATTGGAAGCGGAGATGAACTGGGAAGTGCAGGATTTCTCTTATATGGATCAGCGCGGGGAGGAAGTATCGCTCGACAGCCTGGAAGGAACACCTTGGCTTGCCGCTTTCATTTTTACGAGCTGCGAGACGGTCTGTCCGCCGATGACATTCAACCTGACAGATATCCAAGGAGAATTGGAAGCAAAAGGGATTGAAGACTATAAAATTGTCGCATTCAGCGTGGATCCGGAAAATGACACCCCGGAACAGCTGCAGGAATATTTATCGAATTACCCGGTGCCCGACGAGTCTAAATGGCATCTATTGACTGGTTATTCACAGGAAGAAGTGAAGGCACTCGGGGCTGAGTCATTTAAGACACTTGTCCAGAATGATCCGAACAGCGACCAGGTGGTTCATGGCACGACATTTTATCTTGTGAACGGGGAAGGAACAGTCGTGAAGGACTATAACGGCTATCAGGACGTACCCGTCGATATGATTGCGGCGGATTTGGAAACACTGATTGAAGAACAGAGCTGAAAACCCGGTTAAACACCGGGTTTTTGCTTTGCCAGTAAATCGCGGATTTCTGTGAGAAGTTCTTCTTTCGTATCAAGAACGGCAGGTTCTTCTTTACCGGCTTCCTGCGGCTCTTCTTCTTTGCGTTTGAATTTGCTGAACAGCCGGATGACCAGGAAAATTGAAAACGTGACTATGAAGAAATCAATGATGGCTTGAAAGAATTCTCCATAGCGCAGTGCTGCGTCTTCCGCTTCGCCGAACCGGTAAGCCCAGTCGGCTACACTATACCCGCCGAGCAGAATACCAGTGAGCGGCACAATCAGGTCTTCGACGAGCGACGTCACGATTTTGCTGAAAGCGGCACCGATAACGACAGCGATGGCCAAGTCGAGAACATTCCCTCTTACCGCAAATTTTTTAAAATCATCCCACATGCAGATGCACCTCCCGTTCCTTATTGTACCGGACGGGAAAGCTGAAAACAGCGGAATTTGACAGCGGTATGATAGACTGAAACTAACAAAGAATAGTCGGTGGTGTGAAATGAAAAAGAACAAACAACAGAGACGGATGAACTGGACGAGAGTCTGGGTCGCGGGACTTCTCGCTCCCGTTACATTCGTCTTCCTGACCCTGCTGGTGGTCGTCTATGCCGAGGAGCTGGAATTTCCTCAGGTGATTGAAGAACGCACCCAGCAATTGTTCGATGTGCCGGTACCGGAAGCAAATATCCCGCTGTATAAAGAAGCGGCGGATGCTTACGGGATCCCATGGACGTTGCTCGCTGCCCATCACCGGGTGGAAACCCGCTTTTCAAAGATGGACCCGCTCATATCACCAGTAGGGGCAGAGGGCCATATGCAATTCATGCCCTGTACGTTCGTGGGCTGGAGCCATCCGACTTGCGGCGGTCTCGGTGAAGGCGCAATCGAAGACGGGGAAAAGACGGATCCGGCTGTTATTCACCAATATGGCGGATATGGAGTCGATGGAGACGGGGACGGCATTGCCGATCCGTTTAATCTGACGGATGCCATGTACAGCGCCGCCAATTATCTTGCAGCAAATGGAGCCGCAGAGGGAGACCTGGAGAGGGCGGTTTTCAACTATAATCACAGTGATGAATATGTCCGGAAAGTGCTGTCATTCTATGAAAAGTATGAACAGCAGCTGACTGGAAACTGAATGCCGCTGGGTCCGGCTTGAAATATGGATGCCAGGAGTGCAAGCTGGATGAGCTTGTGCAGGAGCACGCGAAGCGGCTGCGGATTCGCGACGTCTTCCGTCGTGCAAACTCATGGTTTGCCTAATAACAAAAAAAATTTGCTCAACCTATTGAAAACGGCCGCCGGTTCAAACTGAACCGGCGGCCGTTTTGGTTTGTGCTTTTACGTCTGTTTTAACCGGTCACGCTTTTCATCAAGTGCGGCTTCTGCGGCGGTTACCCATTGACCCGAGAACCAGACTTACAATAAAGACCAGAATCAATGCACCGATCAGAGCGGGAATCACATAAACACCCCAAATTTCGGGTCCCCAGTCTCCAAAGATGGCGCCGCCGATCCAAGCGCCGATGATACCGGCAAGGATATTGCCGATCACGCCGCCCGGGATGTCTTTTCCGAGAATCAGACCGGCCAGCCAACCAATAATGCCGCCCACGATAAGATAAAGAATGAACTCCACGCTGTTCATCTCCTTTATGAAATATGAAAACAAAAAGCATATATTAATTAAAGTATACCTGTTTTCATCCTAATCGAAACGCAGTGAGAGCAAGTGATGCAGCCGTAACCAGCTTGAAATATGAAAGAATATTCTGTACAATGAAAGTGAAAGCGGGAGGTGATGAGATGGATCAGCGTGCAATGAAGCGGCTGAACCGGCAAGGGTTACTGTTCGTCTTGCTGCATACCGTCATCCTGTTGAATTTCGCAGTCGATCTCATGATTTTCTGAGTGAATTTAAGTGCTTGAACCGTTCCGGGGCTTCCGGGTAACGGTTTTTTATTTTCCGGAATTTTGTTGCTATCGCTGCATTGTAATCGCTTTCATAACATTTTGGGTTTTTATTGCTAAATATTTTATATTTATTCAATTGTCAGACCATGCTATTCTAGTAATATACTAATTTTCGGCAGTGAAGGAGGCGCTTAAATGAATAAGCGAGAATACCCGGTACGTCAAGGGCTATATGACCCGGAACATGAACATGAGGCATGTGGCATCGGCATGATAGCCTCAGTTAACGGAGAGCAGTCCCATGAGATTGTTCAGAACGCTATAAACATTTTATGCAATTTAGAACATCGTGGCGGCCAGTCTGCCGATACGAGCACCGGGGACGGGGCTGGAATTCTGACACAGATCCCGCACCGCTTTTTCAAGAAGCAGTGTGAAAAAGAAGGGATTGTGCTGCCGGACGCCGGGCGCTACGGCATTGGCATGGTGTTTATGCCGCAGGATTATAATCTGCGGATGGAAACAAAAGAAATCGTCCAGCGCATTATTGAAGAAGAAGGCCAGGAATGTCTCGGCTGGCGGCCGGTGCCGCTCAATGATTCGTTTGTCGGGCAAGTGGCCCGCGGCACCCGCCCGGTCATCCGGCAAGTCTTCGTTAAAGCGGCTGATGGCCTGATGGATCCGACTGATCTGGAACGCAAGCTGTATGTGATTCGAAAGCGCATTGAAAACGAAGTGGCTGGACGGGAAGCGTTCAGAGATGTCTATTTCTGCAGCTTGTCGGCAATGACGATTGTCTATAAGGGGATGCTGATTCCTGAACAGCTCGATTCGTTCTATATTGACCTCAACCACCCCGAATTCAAATCGGCGCTGGCACTTGTCCACTCTCGTTTCAGCACAAATACTTTTCCGAGCTGGCAGCGGTCTCACCCAAATCGCTACTCGATCCACAATGGCGAATTCAATACGCTGCGCGGAAATGTCAATTGGATGCGCGCGCGTCAGGCACTCAGCAGTTCGCCGCATTTCAGCCGGGAAGATCTGGATAAACTGCTGCCTGTCATCGATGAAAGCGGAAGCGATTCATCAATGTTTGATAATTGTTTTGAATTTCTGCACTTATCCGGGCGCTCGCTTGCTCATACAGCGATGATGATGGTGCCTGAGCCATGGGTGAACGACCCGCTCATCAAACAGGAAAAACGGGATTTTTATGAGTACCACAGCACATTGATGGAACCATGGGACGGTCCGGCTGCACTGGTCATGACCAACGGGCGTCAAATTGTCGCTTGTCTTGACCGCAACGGACTCCGCCCGGCCCGTTATTATGTGACGAAAAGCGGCATGATTGTCCTCGGTTCCGAAGTCGGCGCATTGGATATTTTCTCGGATGACATCATCTACAAGGAACGGCTGCATCCCGGAAAAATGCTGCTTATTGACCTCGAAGAAGGAAAAATCGTTCCCGATGAAGAGATTAAGATGCAAGTGGCAACTGAACTGCCATATAAGGACTGGATTGCGAGCCATATGATGGATCTTGAAGATCTGCCGGCTGCAGAAGATGCTTCTGCCCCGATTGACAGTGAGGAATTACTGGATCAGCACCTCGCCTTCGGCTATACGATGGAAGAAGTGCAGCAGATTGTCCGGCCGCTTGCCTGGGATAAAAAAGACCCGGTCGGCTCCATGGGCTATGATTCGCCGCTTGCGGTTCTGTCGCATAAGCCGCAGCTTTTATACAGTTATTTCAAACAATTATTCGCCCAAGTGACGAACCCGCCGATCGATGCGATCCGGGAACAGATTGTCACTGCGACCCGCACGACCATCGGACGGGAAGGGAATCTTGTGGAACCGTCCATGGAGAGCTGCCGTCACATCCGGCTGGAAACGCCGATTTTGACAAATGAACAGCTGGAAACATTACGGAGCCACCCTGTGGATGACTTCAAAGCTATCACATTGCCGATTTTGTTCCGCGCAAACGGCGGTGCAGAAGCGATGGAGCAGGCACTCGAAGCGTTATTCGCACGGGCAGACCGGGCATATAAGGACGGTGCAGTGCTGCTTGTTCTTTCTGACAGAGGCGTAAATAAGAAATATGCGGCAATTCCGGCTTTGCTCGCTGTATCCGGACTTCACCATCACCTGATCCGCAAAGGCACCCGGACGAAAGTAAGCATTCTCCTCGAGTCTGCAGAACCGAGAGAAGTGCATCATTTCGCTGCACTGATCGGGTATGGGGCAGAAGGGATCAATCCATATCTCGCGCTTCGCACGGTGGAAGAACTCGTTAAAAATGGCGATCTTCCAGGTGAAGATGAAACAGAAGCGAAGGAAAGCTATATCCAGGCTTCAACCGACGGCATCGTAAAAGTGCTGTCGAAGATGGGCATTTCCACCGTTCAGAGCTACCGGGGCGCCCAGATTTTTGAAGCGGTCGGCATCCATCAGGATGTTATCGATAAATACTTCACTCGCACATCATCACGCATCGGGGGAATCGGCCTGGATATCATTGCGGCAGAAGTACTGGCCCGCCATGAGGAAGCATTTCCGGAGCGCCCGCGTGTCAGACAGGCATTAAAGTCCGGTGATGAGTATCAGTACCGGGCAAACGGCGACAGCCATTCGTATAATCCGATGACCATCCATACGCTGCAGCAGGCCTGCCGGACGGATAATTTTGAGACCTTCAAGAAATATTCCCGTCTGCTGACAGATGAAAAAGCGAACCTGCAATCACTTCGGGGACTGCTGGCATTCAAACAGCGACAACCGGTACCGATTGAGGAAGTGGAACCGATCGAAGCGATCACGGCCCGCTTCAAGACCGGAGCCATGTCTTACGGTTCAATCAGCGAAGAAGCGCATGAAGCGCTCGCAATTGCCATGAACCGCATCGGCGGCAAAAGTAATTCCGGCGAAGGCGGCGAAAATTCGGCCCGTTTCGAGCCGGATGAAAACGGCGACAGCCGCCGAAGCGCGATCAAGCAAGTCGCGTCCGGCCGGTTCGGTGTGACAAGCCATTATTTGGTGAATGCCGATGAAATTCAGATTAAAGTTGCCCAAGGGGCAAAACCGGGCGAAGGCGGTCATTTGCCGGGCAAGAAAGTGTATCCGTGGATTGCAGAGGTCCGTGGTTCCACACCGGGCGTGGAATTGATTTCACCGCCGCCTCACCACGATATCTATTCGATTGAAGATTTGGCTGAACTGATTTTCAACCTTAAAAATGCCAATCCGAAAGCGCGGATCAGCGTCAAACTCGTTTCCGCTGTCGGAGTTGGAACCATTGCAACCGGCGTTGCAAAAGGACGGGCCGATCTCGTGCTGATCAGCGGTTATGACGGCGGTACAGGGGCAGCACCGAAAACGAGCCTGAAAAACACCGGACTGCCATGGGAAATCGGATTGGCGGAAACGCATCAAACGCTGATGCTGAACGGGCTCCGCGACCGCATTGTCGTTGAAACCGATGGCAAGATGATGACTGGCCGCGATGTGGTCGTCGCTTCACTGCTCGGTGCAGAAGAATTTGGATTCGCGACTGCGCCGCTTGTTGTGCTCGGCTGTGTCATGATGCGGGTGTGTCACTTGGATACCTGCCCGGTCGGCATTGCCACCCAAAATCCGGAACTCCGGAAAAAATACGGGGGAGATCCGGAACATGTCGTGAACTTCATGCGCTTTATTGCAATGGAAGTACGCGAACTGATGGCAGAACTCGGATTCCGGACAGTTGACGAAATGATCGGCCGGACCGATGTGCTGGAAGTCAACGAAGCGGTCGATCACTGGAAGACGAAAGGGCTTGATTTGTCTGCCCTTCTGTACCAGCCTGAACTGCCGCCATCCGTCGGGCGCCATGCCATGATTCAGCAGGATCATAACCTTGAGCAGACGCTGGATTATCAGGAATTGCTGCCGCGGTGTGAAAATGCGATTGAAACAGGCGAACCGGTGGAAGTGATGTATGCAATCCGCAATATCCACCGGGCGGCGGGCAGCATGATTGGCAGTGCCATTTCCCGTAAGTACGGGGCTGAGGGGCTGCCGGAAGATACGATTAAACTCAATTTTGCCGGATCCGCCGGCCAAAGTTTCGGAGCGTTCATTCCGAAGGGGATGACAATGCGCCTGACGGGAGATTCCAATGACTTTGTCGGCAAGGGGCTCTCAGGCGGTAAAATCATTGTGCACCCGGCAAGTGATTCAACATTCATTCCGGAGAAAAACATCATTATCGGCAACGTATCATTCTATGGCGCGTCCGCCGGCGAAGCTTATATTTATGGGCTTGCGGGAGAACGGTTTGCTGTCCGTAACAGCGGGGCAGATGTGGTGGTTGAAGGAATCGGTGATCACGGGTGCGAATATATGACGGGCGGCCGAGTTGTTGTGCTTGGACCGACTGGCAAGAACTTTGCGGCCGGTATGTCCGGAGGCGTGGCTTATGTGCTGGATGAGTTTGATACATTCTCGAATTACTGCAATCAGGAACTCGTCCACTTGCAGCCGCTTGCAGACCCGGCAGAAATCGCAGGGCTTAAAGAGATGATTGAGAAACACGCAGACTATACAGGCAGCAATAACGCCAAACGGATTTTGGAGCAT
Above is a genomic segment from Planococcus lenghuensis containing:
- a CDS encoding ABC transporter ATP-binding protein produces the protein MEQQPKLSGKDQWNVFKRLLTYLKPHKKVLALALLLLALTVAGDVLGPLIIKRFIDQYLTPGFFPTDAIISLAAAYAAIQIMNVFVSYFQLLKFQEVALAVIRELRIDVFSKVHSLGMRYFDRTPAGSTVSRVTNDTEAIKEMFVGVLVGFVQSAFLVVGVYIAMLLLNWRLALLVLLLAPIIVWIITAYRKHSSVFYQDLRERLSQLNAKLSESLQGMSMIQAFRQEDRLQDEFEQINEQHYKAGRRNIRMDSLMLHPAIDLIYAGAIILLLSYFGVTSFSNTVEVGTVYAFVTYIDRFFEPVNQVMRRLSVFQQAIVAASRVFTVLDEEDTEPAQQETKAEITAGRIEFDNVTFSYDGKNDVLKNISFTANPGETVALVGHTGSGKSSIINLLMRFYEYERGDIRIDGRSVKAYPNEELRKKMGLVLQDPFLFYGTIDSNIRLHNETMTDEEVRAAAEFVQADAFIQMLPHGYEQKVTERGSTFSSGQRQLLAFARTVAADPRILVLDEATANIDTETEVAIQTSLARMRQGRTTIAIAHRLSTIQDAELILVLHHGEVIERGTHQELLAARGLYHKMYLLQNSLVEQP
- a CDS encoding cytochrome c biogenesis CcdA family protein, whose translation is MTAELSLFLAFGAGFLSFISPCCLPLYPAFLSYITGMSVNELKNERGMMQQRAILHTIFFLLGFSAIFIALGFSTSLFSDWFIIYDDVIRQVGAIFIVFFGLVILGIFTPSFLMKDKKITFQNRPSGYFGTFIIGIAFAAGWTPCTGPITGAVYGLAATNPGAGVWYMLAYVLGFAIPFFVLSFFITRMDWVRRRSRTIMKVGGSVMIAVGVLLFFDGMTYLIRVMSPFFGGFQGL
- a CDS encoding CcdC family protein, which produces MMLIATTVIALFMGTLLVVVRSKAAKYPVTAKKIILPPLFMSTGALMFVFPFFRVEPLQVLEAFAVGMLFSTVLIWTSSFEVRGDKIYMKQSKAFVFILIGLLVLRLIIKSIIGTSVDVGELSGMFWILAFGMILPWRIAMLWKYKKLENETKSAVPD
- a CDS encoding DUF2621 family protein → MVLEGPFLWFILFWTVVLITSFAIGGFFMFRKFLKKMPKQDGRSDMDWEEYYVDQTVHLWGEDDKQLLNELVQPVPDLFRPVAKQKIAGRIGQLVLAEKAKAVEHEHIIRGYILATPKRDHKFLRKKLNEMQIDAAPYEDYFQK
- a CDS encoding DUF1659 domain-containing protein, producing MAVIEFNDAILRLTLDDGLDANGKPKKKVKAYRNASDTATPEGMSQSAQVLAGFGTKPLISVEKQTTHNIYA
- a CDS encoding DUF2922 domain-containing protein, which gives rise to MAKTLELSFESALGKEVTFSVEAPREDLTAAELKTGMDSIIALGVFAVEGSPFAVAKGARIVERNIQDYEI
- a CDS encoding YvrJ family protein; translated protein: MEEWMRLVQEVGFPIFVSFYLMHRVETKLQAIHDALLGLKAL
- a CDS encoding SCO family protein translates to MKRLMQTFGMSGAILIAGCSNSALEAEMNWEVQDFSYMDQRGEEVSLDSLEGTPWLAAFIFTSCETVCPPMTFNLTDIQGELEAKGIEDYKIVAFSVDPENDTPEQLQEYLSNYPVPDESKWHLLTGYSQEEVKALGAESFKTLVQNDPNSDQVVHGTTFYLVNGEGTVVKDYNGYQDVPVDMIAADLETLIEEQS
- the mscL gene encoding large conductance mechanosensitive channel protein MscL gives rise to the protein MWDDFKKFAVRGNVLDLAIAVVIGAAFSKIVTSLVEDLIVPLTGILLGGYSVADWAYRFGEAEDAALRYGEFFQAIIDFFIVTFSIFLVIRLFSKFKRKEEEPQEAGKEEPAVLDTKEELLTEIRDLLAKQKPGV
- a CDS encoding lytic transglycosylase domain-containing protein, giving the protein MKKNKQQRRMNWTRVWVAGLLAPVTFVFLTLLVVVYAEELEFPQVIEERTQQLFDVPVPEANIPLYKEAADAYGIPWTLLAAHHRVETRFSKMDPLISPVGAEGHMQFMPCTFVGWSHPTCGGLGEGAIEDGEKTDPAVIHQYGGYGVDGDGDGIADPFNLTDAMYSAANYLAANGAAEGDLERAVFNYNHSDEYVRKVLSFYEKYEQQLTGN
- a CDS encoding GlsB/YeaQ/YmgE family stress response membrane protein, which translates into the protein MEFILYLIVGGIIGWLAGLILGKDIPGGVIGNILAGIIGAWIGGAIFGDWGPEIWGVYVIPALIGALILVFIVSLVLGSMGNRRRSRT
- the gltB gene encoding glutamate synthase large subunit, yielding MNKREYPVRQGLYDPEHEHEACGIGMIASVNGEQSHEIVQNAINILCNLEHRGGQSADTSTGDGAGILTQIPHRFFKKQCEKEGIVLPDAGRYGIGMVFMPQDYNLRMETKEIVQRIIEEEGQECLGWRPVPLNDSFVGQVARGTRPVIRQVFVKAADGLMDPTDLERKLYVIRKRIENEVAGREAFRDVYFCSLSAMTIVYKGMLIPEQLDSFYIDLNHPEFKSALALVHSRFSTNTFPSWQRSHPNRYSIHNGEFNTLRGNVNWMRARQALSSSPHFSREDLDKLLPVIDESGSDSSMFDNCFEFLHLSGRSLAHTAMMMVPEPWVNDPLIKQEKRDFYEYHSTLMEPWDGPAALVMTNGRQIVACLDRNGLRPARYYVTKSGMIVLGSEVGALDIFSDDIIYKERLHPGKMLLIDLEEGKIVPDEEIKMQVATELPYKDWIASHMMDLEDLPAAEDASAPIDSEELLDQHLAFGYTMEEVQQIVRPLAWDKKDPVGSMGYDSPLAVLSHKPQLLYSYFKQLFAQVTNPPIDAIREQIVTATRTTIGREGNLVEPSMESCRHIRLETPILTNEQLETLRSHPVDDFKAITLPILFRANGGAEAMEQALEALFARADRAYKDGAVLLVLSDRGVNKKYAAIPALLAVSGLHHHLIRKGTRTKVSILLESAEPREVHHFAALIGYGAEGINPYLALRTVEELVKNGDLPGEDETEAKESYIQASTDGIVKVLSKMGISTVQSYRGAQIFEAVGIHQDVIDKYFTRTSSRIGGIGLDIIAAEVLARHEEAFPERPRVRQALKSGDEYQYRANGDSHSYNPMTIHTLQQACRTDNFETFKKYSRLLTDEKANLQSLRGLLAFKQRQPVPIEEVEPIEAITARFKTGAMSYGSISEEAHEALAIAMNRIGGKSNSGEGGENSARFEPDENGDSRRSAIKQVASGRFGVTSHYLVNADEIQIKVAQGAKPGEGGHLPGKKVYPWIAEVRGSTPGVELISPPPHHDIYSIEDLAELIFNLKNANPKARISVKLVSAVGVGTIATGVAKGRADLVLISGYDGGTGAAPKTSLKNTGLPWEIGLAETHQTLMLNGLRDRIVVETDGKMMTGRDVVVASLLGAEEFGFATAPLVVLGCVMMRVCHLDTCPVGIATQNPELRKKYGGDPEHVVNFMRFIAMEVRELMAELGFRTVDEMIGRTDVLEVNEAVDHWKTKGLDLSALLYQPELPPSVGRHAMIQQDHNLEQTLDYQELLPRCENAIETGEPVEVMYAIRNIHRAAGSMIGSAISRKYGAEGLPEDTIKLNFAGSAGQSFGAFIPKGMTMRLTGDSNDFVGKGLSGGKIIVHPASDSTFIPEKNIIIGNVSFYGASAGEAYIYGLAGERFAVRNSGADVVVEGIGDHGCEYMTGGRVVVLGPTGKNFAAGMSGGVAYVLDEFDTFSNYCNQELVHLQPLADPAEIAGLKEMIEKHADYTGSNNAKRILEHWEIFTTKFVRVIPKAYLEINERISTLQKGGMDKSAAEMIAFEESKLAKAGK